TTTGCTTTTGGGTATCAGTCACATTTTTCTCAATCTCTGGAATATGCCTAATTGTTTTGAAATAAATGTATCTTTACACAAAAGCCATGAACCTTCTTGAAGCTTTGTCCCTTTTTAATTCAAGGATACAATAGCATGGctaaaaagtataactttttaactATAATGGAATTGAAAGATCACTAGTACAATGATTGTACTTCGACTATACTGTCTGAACCAGCCATCATGAAGACGGTCTACATTAGACACAGAATATTACTATCATACTGTATTATAAAGGTGTGTGTGGCCCTTGGTGGCGATTTGGGGAACGGCTCTTCAGGGGTAATCAAAAACCCAATAATGACCACCTGGAAAGTGGCAGGGCCATTCCTAGTATAAATGGTGCACACCTGCATTCATTAGGCCTCTTTCCACCAACCAAACTTGTTCAACAGAGTCGTAAAGATGCTTGTATAGAAATGTAGTAATGGGTGTGGTGTATAGCCCAAATGTATATATTGTTTGtctttaactacaatgttgtttttAACTAAGcgttctaattggaggccatatttaaagCCTCAATCATTGCTATAGCCTGTGTTGAATACTGGTTGTTGCTAATTTTGTAGCAACCATGTAGAATCTTAAAGTTCAAGTATATTTCCTTTATTGCCCATGTGAAGATGCCCTGGTTTGTGTGACATGGTTTGTGTTTTTATAGTAAAACCATCAGTCATCCTCAAACAAACCATGTTTTTTCAGATAATAAAACTATTTGAATAATGATGTATTATGTGAAATCTAGTCTTTATAAAGTAGGCTAGTCTCTATAGCCATTTAGGTAACGGTAGTCAAATTTCACATGCACTTAAGGGatctttatttttttgtttttttttatgattCACCAGCCTTGTCTAGGTTGTTAACCCGCTCTTTTCTACGGTGCCTCCACAGATGTTTCTGGCCAGCCCCTGAGTGGTAGTTTCAAAAGGTTTATGCAAATCATTCTACGTGTTCTGGAAAATTCAGAGGCATATTTGGATGATGTGGTAGTATTTAGTGAAATCGCCTAAGCAACGGTGAAGTACCCGGGAAAGGTAGTGGATACTTTTGGTTTTACAGGCTGACCAAGATGCTCGACTTGAGGGCCACCATAATGTATTTTAACACTAGGCCTACTTAATATGCATGTATTTGACAATGTCAATAACGTATGTATATCACTGTGGGTGTTTTATAGTTTTTTGGAACTATAGCTGTGGTCATCTTAAATTGGTGTCTAATTAAATGTGTAAAAATGAAGGTTATGTACTGTTATTTTGAACCTTGCGCAAGGTGGGGGGTGACCTACACAGGGTTATTTTTATCACCTAAAGGAAGGGGGGGAGTTTGGGTCCCCCCCTGGAAGTCAGGCCCCCTAGATAtggtgccttcagaatgtattcacacccctttacgtGTTCCACATCTTTGTTACAGCCTAACTTTAAAATTGAGTCACTGGCCTACACGTAATacccatgtcaaagtggaattatgtttttagaaatgttacaaatgaaaagctaaaatgtcttgcaTCTAAGTAGTGAACCCCTTtcatggtaagcctaaataagttcagtagtaaAGATGTGCTTACACTGAACAAACATATAAGTGCAACATGTTAagtgttcccatgtttcatgacctgaattttttttttctcgagtacaaatttgtttacatccctgttagtgagcatttctcctttgcaaagataatccattcacctgacaggtgtggcatatcaacaagctgattaaaccgcatgatcattacacaggtacaccttgtgctggggataaagggacactttaaaatgtgcagttttgtcacatcacaatgccacagatgtctcaagttgagggagtgtgcaattaagcatgctgactgcagaattgtccaccagagctattgccagctaatttaatgtccatttctctaccataagctgcctccaatgtcgttttagagaatttggcagtacttccaaccggcctcacaactgcagaccacgtgtaaccacgtcagcccagtacctccacatctggcttcttcgtCTGTCGGAGAGTGCTGAGgaatatttttgtctgtaataaagcccttttgtggggaaagacATTCTGATTCCCTGGGCCTGGCTGCCAGGTGGGTGGGCCtgtgccctccaaggcccactcatggctgcacccctggccagtcatatgaaatccacagattaaggcctaatgaatttatttaaattgactgatttccttatatgaactgtaactcagtaaaatctttgaaattgttgcatgttgcttttatatttttgttcagtatacatggaCTCTGCAATAACATTGTTTTTTATGACTACcgtatctctgtaccccacacatacaattatctgtaaagtccctcagtcgaccagtaaatttcaaacacagattcaaccacaaagaccagagaggttttccaatgtctcacaatgaagggcacatattggtagataGGCACAAATAAAACAAGCATTCATTGAACATCCCTTTGataatggtgaagttattaattatacgtTGGATGACGTATCAATACCCAagaactacaaagatacagatgtctttcctaactcagttgcagaAGAAGGAAactgttcagggatttcaccatgaggccaatgatgattttaaaacagttaaatggctgtgatcggagaaactgagaatggatcaacgttgtagttactccacaatacaaactaacctaaatgacagagtgaaaaggaaaaaCAGGCCAAATAtacgagttgcttaccaaaacaaCGCTGATGTTCCTAtggcttagttacagttttgacttaaatctgcttgaaaatctatggcaagatttaaaaatggctgtctagtaatgatcaaaaaccaacttgacagagcttgaagaactttAAAAAGAATCAtttgaaaatattgtacaatccaggtatgaAAAGCTCttaggcttacccagaaagacagctgtaatcactgccaaaggtgattctaacatgtattgacttgggggtgtgaatgcttatagatatttctgtatttcgttttcaataaatttgctaaaatttcaaaaaaatatgttttgggtgagatttttatttttatgtcatcaattttgaattcagactgaaacacaacaacatatggaataagtcaagggggatgaatacagTCAGAAGGCAATGTATGAACACTTCATAAGACATGAAAACAATGTTCAGAATTACAGGAAATTGGACAAAAGCATCCTATTAACTTTTCATTGGAATCAAAATCCTCTTGTAGCCTCACTCTGGATTAGAAGTAATGTTATTTGTTCAATTCCAGCATTTCCTTGTAGTCCTTCATTTTCTTCATTTCATGTTAAGGCAAATCAGTTAAAAATAAATTCAAAtgttcaatgacgacctaggaacagtgggataactgccttgttcagtggcagaacgctagatttttaccttgtgggctcggggattcgatcttgcaaccctCCGGTGAGtagcccaacgctttaaccactaggctacccgccgccccatGTACTATTGTTATTTACACACTTACATTGCCTCtatttagtaaaaaaaaacagttattttttttatttccctCTGTGACAATGTATGTTTTAATAATTTAATGGCAGTTCTTATTTTGAACCGATTTCTGTGCCTTTTCTCCCGCTTCGGAAGCTGTCCCAATAATGTCTATGGTCCCAACACTGAGTTATAGACAATAAAGTGTCTTTGGCTGTGCTAGTAAATTCTCAGTTATAATTGTTCTAGCTTCATTACTCAATTACGACATTTAACAAACTAACCATTAAAATTTTAAAAATCCAAAACGCTCCGTGGATGATTTACCGGTGTAGCTCACTTggtatatagtaaaataaatatatacagctTATACGATTAATCGCCCAGCCCTAAATTGGGGTGTTGGATGTGGATGCGCGTGCAAATCAGGTGCTATATGATGTCACGTCGATTTTCTGCACCCCAGCGGTCCCAATAAGGGAATTCGATTAATGCCCCGGAACTTCCCCGGTGAACCGGGTTTGATTATTTTCGTTTTGGAACCAGACTGCCTCCCAGGCGTGAGCCAGGTCCCCCATTTTGGCCAAAAGCGAAGTGGgctcaaaattaaagtggtgTAGGTTAAGCAGGTGGAGTAGGACTAATGAGCAGGATTCTATGTTTTCACAGGCAAAAGTaattaatatttttgttgttgcacaAAAGCGTTTGATAAAAAGGATTTATCTGCCTTTCCAATTAAAACAAACTTGAAAATTCGAACATACATTTTATTGAAAATAGATGATGCATGTTTCTGAACGATgtatgctgccttgttgacaacatgaccgaTCCGCACAGATTACTGTTCAATTTGAGATGGTTGCTCCTCCCTCCCCGCTTTTGCACGTTCATGTCACGGGCCATAGCAATTACGCCTAATCGAACTCCCTCAATGTTTGGGTATAGAAAGGTAGGCCTATATAAAGGCATGAGTTCGCACACGTTTCCCTCTGTAAACTTACATCACTGTTTGTACGGGTTAGAGAGGTCTACCAGTACTTTATCTGGTGTTTGGATAGCAAGCGCCTGGATTCGGGATTTGCAGCAACAGCATTTTCAACACAACCAGCCACGAGGTTAGTCAGCTGTTTTCTAGACGTGGCACTTTAAACAAGGATGACGACGTGGGTTTTCAATTtctaatgtttacatatttttcaaGAACTGCATACTAGTTGTATAATGATGGCTTAAGAAAATGCAGTATTCGAGTTGCTCTGCATTCTTAGAATTTTGGTTTGGGATGTGTTTGGGGCATCTGTGCTCAGTAGAGAGAGTAGGCTTTTGAAGAAGAGATGCGGGCACGTCGGGGTCTGAAAGATGTGATACTGATTAAGATTGAAGCTTTTTAGAAGATTCCATAGAATGAAAATCCACGCCTGATGATGCccaaacaaaatgtaaaaaatctacGCAACTTTAAGCATGAGATGAATCCCATCGGCGACACAAAATGCGCACACATTCGGTATGTGTTTGGGAatccatttaaaaataataacCATTGTTTTAACGATCTGTTAGTAACGTTGTCGCGTGCTATGTGATTTCTATCTGTTGTTTCACGATTCTCTAATTAAAATCCATCAACACCATACGTAATCACACCGGCTGTGCAATGGACAAAAATGCACTATCACCGGTTTGGCAATCACCCAGCGGCGGTTGAGGCTAGCGCGTTACTGGAACATTAGCACATTTGTGAAAACTCACAGTTGGAAAGGATaattgggaggggggggggggacgacgacgacaTCCTTTCTATTAGAAATTAAATTGGCCCATTTTTTTAAAGCAACATCTGATAGTGATGATGCAAGAAGATCACACATTTCATGGCCAACATTTACATCCAATGGACACCAGTCATGACATTACCTGTTCTGTCTTGAACCCCCTCCAGTGAGAATCTGAACATGGTGCAGCTTTCTCCATCCCCAGCCCGGGATGTCTCTCCTTCACCTGAGTCCCCCGAGAAGGGGAGGCCGGGGAGCCTGAAGGCAGGTAGCCCCAAGATTGGCTCCCCTGGTGGGCTGAGTTCTCTCCAGCTGGCCCTGGCAGCCTCCACCACCATTTACCAGGGCTACGAGAGTTACATCGAGGACGGCCTCATCTGCCTCAAGCACAAGATCCGCAACCTGGAGAAAAAGAAGGTGGGTAGGATGGATGACTTGACGAGATTAGGGGTATGGTGGGTGTTTGAGTAGATGGAGACGTTACCATTCCTTTCAGGGTTTCCTGCATGTTACTATAAATAAAGACATTGTAAGTGTTTGTATCCACAGATTAAATTGGAAGACTACAGGAAGCGTTTGAAACATGGGGATTCACTCAATCAAGACCAGATAGTAAGAACAGGATTTCCAATTGTGGTAATAAAAGCAGTACATTTCTTTCAACCAGACGATTGAGATGTTTCCTTTTGAACTCTTTCCATGTGTCTCAGGATGCAGTGGAGAAGTATGATGAAGTGATCCACAACCTGCAGTTTGCCCAGGAGCTGCACAAGACCCTTGGTGGCCTAACACAGGAAGTAAGGATCTCTGTTTGCCACTGCTTATCATAGTGCTGCTGTGTGTATGAATGAGGATGGGCAGAGCAGCACATGCATTCCTTTTGGTAGACCAGGCGTAGTTTCTTATCCATAGTCAGAATGGTGCTTCTCCATTCATTTCAAGTGTCTGATAATAGGTCAATGAGGGTAGAAAGGGTGTGACCTATTGGATTGGAATCCAGCCTCGTCAATGGATTGTACACTGGAGGCTTTAGCCCATTGAACAGCTGAGTTGGGAATTAGCACACTGCTGGTCCATTCTCCTGCTTGAATGCCTTGATTGCTTTCATGGTAAAGTTTGCCATTCCTTGCTTCTGTGTATAAGTGCATGGTCAGTAATGTAGAACTGTTAGCTGGTCAACAGATCACTTGTTTCTCCAGATTTATGATGAATCATCTTGTATTTTTGCAAGACAACATAATGGACTTTAACTCACACCCATTCAGACATTTGAAATCCACAACAGCGAGTTGATTGGCCTAGGTCTAGTGATCAGGCCTATGTGTAGGAGTATTTTTGGGATTGGTCCATAGAATCCATCTAACCACCCCCCTTTAGCTGCTAAAGGCCCAGAAGAAGGCGTTGAAGAAGGAGCAGATGGCCAAgcaggaggtagagaggaggaggctgTGCATAGTGCTGCAGGTTAAGTTCCTCTTGCAGACCCTGCTGCAGCACGAGCACATCAGGAAGGACCTCCTCTCTGCCCGCAACCTCCAGGTTGCAGAGCTACAGAGCCTGCTTGAGCTCGCTGAACTACTGGGCGTGAAGAGGGACAACAATGTGAGGTACTGGGGAAATAGATGTGCGCACCATACACCCACACATTCTGTTGGACTTGAGGGACAACAGCATAAGTTACTATGAAACACACTCTCACATGTCTGTGTTGATTGAAGACTAGTCTGATCCCCCTCTACTGTGTCCCAGTTTggaggatcagatggagagagcagccCTGGTCTACCTGGACCTGCTGGAGGGGAATAATAAAGCAGTAGCCGGAACCACCTGTGAGTTTAAACACTACCTGTCCTGTACTTTTtttaaacacctgcagagatacTCCATTTACTATGACTGGTATCCTCAACTTTATCTGCCATTTGCTGAACTACTTTAGCTGCCATGTTTAAAATGCATGCATTTGGATGTTTGCAGACAAGGTCCTGAAGGCTAAGTTGGCGAAGCTGATGGATTGTGGGTACTTTGATTGTGTACCGCCGCCTCCGAGCAAGAGTCCCAAGGAAGTAGAGGATCCGATGACCAAGAAGACGGTGTCTCAGACAGCCAGCCTCTCTAGTAAGTCTACAACGGTGCCACTATTCTTATTCAAAAGCTACTTATCAGACTGGGTATAGAACAATGAATGTATAcaacatttagtcatttagctggaTGTTATTTTGCCTTGCAGCCCTAATGATGTCAAACAAAAAAGATGTGCCTAGCAGAGAGGTAAGAACCACCAACATGCATTTCCTGCAAGTTGTGTGCCACTACTTTATCAACGTTCAACCAGCGTTCTCCTTAAGCTATTTACCTGAATGCACTGTGGACATCGTACTGTTGTGCTGATAGTCTGTGGGTGATGCCAGTTTCTTAACAGACACTACCTGCCTGACACAGACCCCAATGGGTGTCGAGACACTCCCATTACTCCGAACTGGAAGGCTGAGTTCCAGGCTATGAAGGAACAGGAGCCACCGGACTCGTGGGATATGGAGTCCGACTCCACTCAGCCTGTAATCCAGAAACCATGGAGAGGGGCGGCTGTGTTAATCTCCAAAGTTCCAGTTACCTCCAAGAAACAAAATGCCGAACCCAAACAGGTGAGCTATTCTCTGATACCTGAACTCTCAGGGCAGTTGGAACTTGAGACTAGTTGTGACCTCTAATAATGGTCAGGTTTAACACTGGGATTAGGCTAGCTGATCGTAGTTCAGATCAATCATACAACTCAATGACTATGTTTCCGCAGAGAAGAGCGAAGTCTAAAAGGGAGCGGGACGCCACAGCTGTGAGTACTCTTATCCTTGCATCTCTTAGGTTTGATGGACCTGTCCATATTACTCCATCATATTGTAATTTCCATCAGGCACTTCGTGTGGACACCCCTGTGGAGGTGTTCAACTCCCAGTCTTCCTTGCCCAAGGACCCCATCCTGCGCAAACAGCAGCTGGAGGACCTGATGACCAAGATCAGAGGCTCCTTCAGCTTCATGCAGGTACAGTACTGCTCAGAGGTTATTTCCAGGTGAAAAGCCATCGATCATTTCCAATGTTCCACCTGGGTCGGGTTTACCATGTCACACTGCGCCGAAAACAAAAATAAACGttaaacagggagggactacatgGACTTAAGTCTGTCTTTTGTTGGGTGCCTAATAAATACAATCCTGGATTAATCCCGTTTCCAGGACTCTCTTCTGGATGGAGAAGGATCACCCACTAACGGCCATCCTAGACTGGGCCGGCGTGCCTCTGGATCCCAATCTCCACTCGGTAGCCTACCATAACAAAGTTGTTATTTAAGTGGCTGACTTCTAGCAGAACAGAGAATATTTAACATATGTTTTACCTCTTATTCTCAACAGCACAGAGAGATTCAAGGAGAAGCCCGGTGGACCTTCTCCCCAAAACACTACATGTAAGATCTGGAGAAGTGTgtgaaatggcaccatattctagtgcactaattttgaccagggcttTGTTATTTAAGCTTTTGACTATTGGAGTAAGTATTTTAAGATAAATCTTTTTGTCCTCCCTCAGTCCACTCCATTGCCTTCTAAACTCCTCCCTGTTGATGACAAACCCAGTCTGACCAATGGAGATGGGGGTTGTCTAGAGAGCTGTGACCTGGACctaactacagaggacctggctCACGTCATAACCATTGTAAGAACTCCCGTTTGTTAAATGAGACCCATTAAAGCAATGACATTTTCTTATTTTAGATTCCACAACTGTTATGAAGCTTTTTATAAAGCACAATGGTTGTCCTCTCCAGGATCCATGTCTGCTGCTGTCTGAGAGTGAGACTTCCTGCCCCgctcctcctcccctctaccGTAGGGAGTCCTCCATCACCCTGGATGAGAAGACCTCTGCTCGGGTAAAACAACTCATTCCCTGAACATGTAGGATTGGCAAGCCTAAAGTGCATACTATTCTGATTTTAGGTCTCCCCTGACAGTGCTCCCTCTCTGTACCCAGACTCCCATCTCTGAATCCGGTAAGCAATCCCCCTGTAACGGGGTGGTGCCTCCTTGTACCCCCACCCAAGGGCAGCCCTTTTCAACCCCTCCCAGCAGACGTACACTCCCCATGGCCCCCCCTGTTCCCTTCCAGACCATGCATTCGGTAAGTCTACCCTACCATACTTTTAACGTGGTCATAGAATGGGCAAAGAGGCTTTAGTCTGAATACACTCCTAGTTAGTCTGAGAGACATTTTAGTATGAGCCTTGGGTCTGTTTTGTCGTTGAAGGTATTCAAGGTGAACGCCCCCTTACTTCCGACTGGAGACTTTAAATCCGATATTATCCCCTATTCGGACTCCAACAGCCTGTGCTATGTCACCACCAGCACCCAGACCCCACCGGAGTTTGCTCCGTCGGAGGACGAACACCTACAGTCGGGTATGCCagagttgtgttcattagggcaggaaatagaaaatgttttgcaacagaaaactcAAATTAGTTCATTGGGCAAGTCCAGGGGTGTATTCAATACGCAggaaacaagagtttctattggacaaattcagttacTTCTCTCCCCATTGTCATCCAGTTTGGTTCTTATTGGTAAACGGTTTCCATTGTAagacgtaatgaatacaccccttgtttgtctgttttcttcCTAATGAATACGACCAAGTCTACTCTTATTTCTCTCCCTTGGGCAGTGAACCAGTCTGAATGTCTGGCGGGTAGTGGTGGGCAGATCTTCCTGTCCCCTGGCCAATCAGGTGGCACCATGGGCCGTTCTGACCAATCATACTACAGAGGATCTGTTAGAGGTATTGCACGTGGTGGCAAGGGGCTGGCACACTCCTACTTTCGCTCTTCTGGTGGGCACAGAGGTATTTATCCTCTTCTCTCATCCCTCAATTCCATCTTTCATCCTTTCCCTCTATCCTATCTTGTTCTGCTTATGCATGTCTCCTACTGATTCAGATTGAGCTTCTAAACCTTAATGGATTGGATCAAGTAAACTCCTTTCCCTTGCCTCAACAGTTTCCACATGACATTATCATATTACAAGGTTTTGAGTTAGCCTTCACAATCCAATTTTCATCTGTCCCCTTCCCCTTGGGTTTGATGGGTTTCGTGCTGGTCTGTTCTCCCCAGGAGGAGGCTTCATCCCCCAGGCTCACCTGTATGGAGCTCGGGTAAGACACTGCTTCCCAAATCTGTGTGCACAATCAGATATTGTATGTACATTAGTATAGATTGCTGAAGTGATAGGTTTTGACTTGTTTAATGGTGTGTTCTTCACCATTAGGACACTGGCTACCAACACAGCTACAGGCGCGGTGGAGGCAATGCAGGACAAAGGCACAATAATAGTGGCAAGTTCACTTCATTCTTCTGGCTTGATACAAAACAAAATCTCTGATTGGTTGGGTATTTTGGGGGGCTTAGTTAACTGGCTTTTGATTGGTCCTCCGCAACAGGTTGGAGTGACTCCTCCCAGGTGAGCAGCCCAGACAGGGAGGGCAACTACTCCCTGGTGGACTCTGCCCACGGCGACTCGCTGCATGGTGTTGGCATGGACCTCACCCCTCATGCCCCCCACACCCTGATGCACGTACCCATGTACCCGCTCCCCCAGCATCCCCAGCCCCTTCGCGTGGCCTTCACAGCAGCCCGCACAGCCAACTACACCCCGGGCACCCTGGACCAGCCCATCGCCTTTGACCAGCTGCACAGCAACCTGGGGGAAATGTTCAACACCAACGTGGGTCGTTTCACCTGCCCAGCCAACGGCACCTACGTCTTCCTCTTCCACATCCTCAAGCTGGCGGTCAACGTGCCGCTCTACGTCAACCTGATGCGCAACGACGAGGTGATGGTGTCTGCGTACGCCAACGACGGGGCTCCGGACCACGAGACGGCCAGCAACCACTCCATCCTGCAGCTGTACCAGGGAGACCAGGTGTGGCTGCGGCTGCACCGCGGCTCCATCTATGGCAGCAGCTGGAAGTACAGCACATTCTCTGGCTTCCTGCTCTACCAGGACTGAGCTATTGTGGCCTCTTGAGCCAACATGGAGGATACAGGTGGAGGAGAGACTATTGCTTTGCACTAAAAAGGAGAAACTTACATTTTCCATTTCATGTGGCAGACTGCATACCCCACCCAGTGCTGGATTCATTGCCTACCCCAGTCCTGGAGTGTATGGGGTGTGTTCAATGTTCAAACCTTTCAGGATCACCCTTTTGTTTACCCTGTAAATTGCAACCACTAACTACTTCCGGGTCACTAAGGGGCAGAGGGGAAGACTTCCTGCTGGCTTGACCTTTCATGACCCATAATGTGAGAATTTTCCCATTTAATGTTTGGTTTTTGGTTGTGGTGCTTAGAGACCGACACTCCATTTTCTGACTAAAACTGTTAGATTGTGAATAGGTGTTACACATTAACCCAGAAAGCTGCCTCTACTATACACTACTGCTGCTGTATTGGCTGTCACACTTTTAGTTCTAGTAGCAGGTCCGCTTTAGTTACAATGTGTCAGGTCTCTAAGACCTTAAATGAGATGTTATGAATTGGTggctttttgtttgttttctgaATGACTGAGTAAATTCATTGAATGGCTAATGTATGGTGGGTGAAATATGAATTATAATGGACTGTACTTGACAATGCTAAGCACTTTAAATGCATTCTGTGCTGCCTTGCTGTGTGGGGTGATTGGGGTTGGGTGGGGATTATGGTGTGATTCTGAACACTAAAGGCCATATTGCCTATGGAGATGTAATCCCTCAATGTGcctgaataaaaaaatgtttcaGCAGTTGAACAGAGTTGTCTTCTGTTTTTGCATGGCACTACCTCTTTCTTCACTTGTAGTGGTTGGTCCATCCATTGTCAGCAGTAGGCTATGCCTACTAAAATCTGTAAAGTCTTCCATAACAAGCCTTGGGTATCAAATCTAAAATCACTACTTAATAGGAAGGCAGTTAATGATGAGGGTGATAGACAGGCTTTAAGAGATGTACAACGTGAGATCAAAAGGCCCAGACAAAATAAGTGGACATGTGTTAAATCACTGTGCTGAACAAttggctggtgtttttacagacattttc
The DNA window shown above is from Salmo trutta chromosome 8, fSalTru1.1, whole genome shotgun sequence and carries:
- the LOC115198801 gene encoding caprin-2 isoform X1 gives rise to the protein MMPKQNVKNLRNFKHEMNPIGDTKCAHIRENLNMVQLSPSPARDVSPSPESPEKGRPGSLKAGSPKIGSPGGLSSLQLALAASTTIYQGYESYIEDGLICLKHKIRNLEKKKIKLEDYRKRLKHGDSLNQDQIDAVEKYDEVIHNLQFAQELHKTLGGLTQELLKAQKKALKKEQMAKQEVERRRLCIVLQVKFLLQTLLQHEHIRKDLLSARNLQVAELQSLLELAELLGVKRDNNVSLEDQMERAALVYLDLLEGNNKAVAGTTYKVLKAKLAKLMDCGYFDCVPPPPSKSPKEVEDPMTKKTVSQTASLSTLMMSNKKDVPSREFLNRHYLPDTDPNGCRDTPITPNWKAEFQAMKEQEPPDSWDMESDSTQPVIQKPWRGAAVLISKVPVTSKKQNAEPKQRRAKSKRERDATAALRVDTPVEVFNSQSSLPKDPILRKQQLEDLMTKIRGSFSFMQDSLLDGEGSPTNGHPRLGRRASGSQSPLAQRDSRRSPVDLLPKTLHSTPLPSKLLPVDDKPSLTNGDGGCLESCDLDLTTEDLAHVITIDPCLLLSESETSCPAPPPLYRRESSITLDEKTSARTPISESGKQSPCNGVVPPCTPTQGQPFSTPPSRRTLPMAPPVPFQTMHSVFKVNAPLLPTGDFKSDIIPYSDSNSLCYVTTSTQTPPEFAPSEDEHLQSVNQSECLAGSGGQIFLSPGQSGGTMGRSDQSYYRGSVRGIARGGKGLAHSYFRSSGGHRGGGFIPQAHLYGARDTGYQHSYRRGGGNAGQRHNNSGWSDSSQVSSPDREGNYSLVDSAHGDSLHGVGMDLTPHAPHTLMHVPMYPLPQHPQPLRVAFTAARTANYTPGTLDQPIAFDQLHSNLGEMFNTNVGRFTCPANGTYVFLFHILKLAVNVPLYVNLMRNDEVMVSAYANDGAPDHETASNHSILQLYQGDQVWLRLHRGSIYGSSWKYSTFSGFLLYQD
- the LOC115198801 gene encoding caprin-2 isoform X2 gives rise to the protein MMPKQNVKNLRNFKHEMNPIGDTKCAHIRENLNMVQLSPSPARDVSPSPESPEKGRPGSLKAGSPKIGSPGGLSSLQLALAASTTIYQGYESYIEDGLICLKHKIRNLEKKKIKLEDYRKRLKHGDSLNQDQIDAVEKYDEVIHNLQFAQELHKTLGGLTQELLKAQKKALKKEQMAKQEVERRRLCIVLQVKFLLQTLLQHEHIRKDLLSARNLQVAELQSLLELAELLGVKRDNNVSLEDQMERAALVYLDLLEGNNKAVAGTTYKVLKAKLAKLMDCGYFDCVPPPPSKSPKEVEDPMTKKTVSQTASLSTLMMSNKKDVPSREFLNRHYLPDTDPNGCRDTPITPNWKAEFQAMKEQEPPDSWDMESDSTQPVIQKPWRGAAVLISKVPVTSKKQNAEPKQRRAKSKRERDATAALRVDTPVEVFNSQSSLPKDPILRKQQLEDLMTKIRGSFSFMQDSLLDGEGSPTNGHPRLGRRASGSQSPLAQRDSRRSPVDLLPKTLHSTPLPSKLLPVDDKPSLTNGDGGCLESCDLDLTTEDLAHVITIDPCLLLSESETSCPAPPPLYRRESSITLDEKTSARTPISESGKQSPCNGVVPPCTPTQGQPFSTPPSRRTLPMAPPVPFQTMHSVFKVNAPLLPTGDFKSDIIPYSDSNSLCYVTTSTQTPPEFAPSEDEHLQSVNQSECLAGSGGQIFLSPGQSGGTMGRSDQSYYRGSVRGGGFIPQAHLYGARDTGYQHSYRRGGGNAGQRHNNSGWSDSSQVSSPDREGNYSLVDSAHGDSLHGVGMDLTPHAPHTLMHVPMYPLPQHPQPLRVAFTAARTANYTPGTLDQPIAFDQLHSNLGEMFNTNVGRFTCPANGTYVFLFHILKLAVNVPLYVNLMRNDEVMVSAYANDGAPDHETASNHSILQLYQGDQVWLRLHRGSIYGSSWKYSTFSGFLLYQD
- the LOC115198801 gene encoding caprin-2 isoform X3, coding for MVQLSPSPARDVSPSPESPEKGRPGSLKAGSPKIGSPGGLSSLQLALAASTTIYQGYESYIEDGLICLKHKIRNLEKKKIKLEDYRKRLKHGDSLNQDQIDAVEKYDEVIHNLQFAQELHKTLGGLTQELLKAQKKALKKEQMAKQEVERRRLCIVLQVKFLLQTLLQHEHIRKDLLSARNLQVAELQSLLELAELLGVKRDNNVSLEDQMERAALVYLDLLEGNNKAVAGTTYKVLKAKLAKLMDCGYFDCVPPPPSKSPKEVEDPMTKKTVSQTASLSTLMMSNKKDVPSREFLNRHYLPDTDPNGCRDTPITPNWKAEFQAMKEQEPPDSWDMESDSTQPVIQKPWRGAAVLISKVPVTSKKQNAEPKQRRAKSKRERDATAALRVDTPVEVFNSQSSLPKDPILRKQQLEDLMTKIRGSFSFMQDSLLDGEGSPTNGHPRLGRRASGSQSPLAQRDSRRSPVDLLPKTLHSTPLPSKLLPVDDKPSLTNGDGGCLESCDLDLTTEDLAHVITIDPCLLLSESETSCPAPPPLYRRESSITLDEKTSARTPISESGKQSPCNGVVPPCTPTQGQPFSTPPSRRTLPMAPPVPFQTMHSVFKVNAPLLPTGDFKSDIIPYSDSNSLCYVTTSTQTPPEFAPSEDEHLQSVNQSECLAGSGGQIFLSPGQSGGTMGRSDQSYYRGSVRGIARGGKGLAHSYFRSSGGHRGGGFIPQAHLYGARDTGYQHSYRRGGGNAGQRHNNSGWSDSSQVSSPDREGNYSLVDSAHGDSLHGVGMDLTPHAPHTLMHVPMYPLPQHPQPLRVAFTAARTANYTPGTLDQPIAFDQLHSNLGEMFNTNVGRFTCPANGTYVFLFHILKLAVNVPLYVNLMRNDEVMVSAYANDGAPDHETASNHSILQLYQGDQVWLRLHRGSIYGSSWKYSTFSGFLLYQD